Proteins encoded in a region of the Suncus etruscus isolate mSunEtr1 chromosome 1, mSunEtr1.pri.cur, whole genome shotgun sequence genome:
- the SSBP1 gene encoding single-stranded DNA-binding protein, mitochondrial gives MFRRPVLQVLHQFVRHQSEVTSSSLVLERSLNRVQLLGRVGQDPVMRQVEGKNPVTIFSLATNEMWKSGENEAYQMGDVSQKTTWHRISVFRPGLRDVAYQYVKKGSRIFVEGKVDYGEYTDKNNVRRQATTIIADNIIFLSDQTKEKE, from the exons ATGTTTCGAAGACCTGTATTACAG GTGCTTCACCAGTTTGTAAGACACCAATCTGAGGTAACAAGCAGCAGCTTGGTTCTTGAGCGAT CTCTGAATCGTGTGCAGTTACTTGGACGAGTGGGCCAGGACCCTGTGATGAGACAAGTGGAAGGAAAAAACCCAGTCACGATATTTTCTCTAGCAACAAATGAGATGTGGAAATCGGGAGAAAATGAAGCGTATCAGATGG GTGATGTCAGTCAAAAGACAACGTGGCATAGAATATCAGTATTCCGGCCAGGCCTCCGAGATGTGGCATATCAGTATGTGAAAAAGGG gtCTCGAATATTTGTGGAAGGGAAAGTAGACTATGGTGAATATACAGATAAAAACAATGTGAGGcgacaagcaacaacaattataGCTG ATAACATTATATTTCTGAGTGACCAGACCAAAGAGAAGGAATAG